A genomic stretch from Cellulomonas sp. KRMCY2 includes:
- a CDS encoding cold-shock protein, which yields MAQGTVKWFNAEKGFGFITPADGGPDLFVHFSAIQADGYRALEEGQEVEFQVGQGTKGPQAEQVRGV from the coding sequence ATGGCTCAGGGCACCGTGAAGTGGTTCAACGCTGAGAAGGGCTTCGGTTTCATCACCCCGGCCGATGGCGGTCCTGACCTCTTCGTCCACTTCAGTGCGATCCAGGCGGACGGGTACCGCGCCCTCGAGGAGGGCCAGGAGGTCGAGTTCCAGGTGGGCCAGGGCACCAAGGGCCCGCAGGCCGAGCAGGTCCGCGGCGTCTGA
- a CDS encoding LytR C-terminal domain-containing protein produces MRPGEHPDAVDEFDEVDASGGPRGAHRAPRSWWSRWWPFVTVLVVFPVLAYGLVTWLSDWDGLSGVELPSFSQSEDDTQEPSAGATATETATAAPVETPAVTQEPTPEPVADLTRPVSVLNATSRAGLAGGASDRLEAAGFTAATADNWDGDDLETSVVYYPAAADVATAQAVAAALGIATVQEDAAQAPDGLVVVLAADYEP; encoded by the coding sequence GTGAGACCAGGCGAGCACCCCGACGCTGTTGACGAGTTCGACGAGGTCGACGCGTCCGGAGGCCCGCGCGGTGCACACCGTGCGCCGCGCTCCTGGTGGAGCCGGTGGTGGCCGTTCGTCACCGTCCTGGTCGTGTTCCCGGTGCTCGCCTACGGCCTCGTGACGTGGCTGTCCGACTGGGACGGGCTCTCCGGCGTCGAGCTGCCGAGCTTCAGTCAGTCCGAGGACGACACGCAGGAGCCCAGCGCCGGCGCGACCGCGACCGAGACCGCGACAGCAGCGCCGGTGGAGACGCCGGCGGTCACGCAGGAGCCGACGCCTGAGCCGGTCGCCGATCTCACCCGGCCGGTCTCGGTGCTCAACGCGACGTCGAGGGCCGGCCTGGCCGGTGGTGCCTCGGACCGGCTCGAGGCAGCCGGGTTCACCGCCGCCACCGCCGACAACTGGGACGGCGACGACCTGGAGACCTCGGTCGTCTACTACCCGGCCGCTGCGGACGTCGCCACCGCCCAGGCGGTCGCGGCTGCCCTCGGCATCGCCACGGTGCAGGAGGACGCCGCACAGGCCCCGGACGGCCTCGTCGTGGTCCTCGCCGCCGACTACGAGCCCTGA
- a CDS encoding DUF3263 domain-containing protein encodes MDATATAAAPFRTAATSSGAELSERDQQILAFERQWWKYAGAKEQAVRDLFDMSATRYYQVLNALIDSPAALACDPMLIKRLRRMRSSRQRARTARRLGIEG; translated from the coding sequence ATGGACGCCACCGCGACCGCGGCAGCCCCGTTCCGCACGGCCGCGACGTCGTCCGGCGCCGAGCTGTCCGAACGGGACCAGCAGATCCTCGCCTTCGAGCGGCAGTGGTGGAAGTACGCCGGCGCCAAGGAGCAGGCGGTCCGCGACCTCTTCGACATGTCGGCGACGCGGTACTACCAGGTCCTCAACGCGCTGATCGACTCACCCGCCGCCCTTGCCTGCGACCCGATGCTCATCAAGCGCCTTCGCCGCATGCGTTCCTCGCGTCAGCGAGCACGTACCGCGCGTCGCCTGGGCATCGAGGGCTGA
- a CDS encoding uracil-DNA glycosylase — MPRLPLEQIMAPDWAAALAPVEPRLRAIGDLLRAEVAAGRHYLPAPDAVLRAFAQPLADVRVLIVGQDPYPTPGHAVGLAFSVGPQVRPVPRSLQNIYRELADDVGGSPGPSGDLSAWAAQGVLLLNRVLTVRAGEPGSHRQLGWQEITDRAVAALVERDGPLVAVLWGRDAQEVRAALGRVPVVASAHPSPLSAARGFFGSRPFSRVNELLARQGATPIEWFPGPPGQPTGPLHRDGAAPRQPTEA, encoded by the coding sequence GTGCCCCGGCTCCCCCTCGAGCAGATCATGGCGCCGGACTGGGCCGCCGCGCTGGCCCCGGTCGAGCCACGGCTGCGCGCGATCGGTGACCTGCTGCGCGCCGAGGTCGCCGCAGGGCGGCACTACCTGCCGGCGCCCGACGCGGTCCTGCGGGCGTTCGCCCAGCCGCTCGCCGACGTGCGAGTCCTGATCGTCGGCCAGGATCCCTACCCCACCCCGGGTCACGCCGTCGGGCTGGCGTTCTCGGTCGGGCCGCAGGTCCGACCGGTGCCCCGCTCGCTGCAGAACATCTACCGCGAGCTGGCCGACGACGTCGGTGGCTCGCCCGGCCCGTCCGGTGACCTCTCGGCATGGGCCGCCCAGGGCGTCCTGCTGCTCAACAGGGTGCTGACCGTGCGTGCCGGTGAGCCCGGCTCGCACCGGCAGCTGGGCTGGCAGGAGATCACCGACCGCGCGGTCGCGGCGCTGGTCGAGCGGGACGGGCCGCTCGTCGCCGTGCTGTGGGGCCGCGACGCCCAGGAGGTGCGGGCGGCGCTCGGCCGGGTCCCGGTGGTCGCGAGCGCGCACCCCAGCCCGCTCTCCGCCGCACGCGGGTTCTTCGGCTCGCGCCCGTTCTCGCGGGTCAACGAGCTCCTCGCGCGCCAGGGCGCCACGCCGATCGAGTGGTTCCC